AGGCAGAATATAGATCCATGGCATCCACCGTTTACGAATTACAATGGCTAACCAACATCCTAAAAGAGCTTCGGGTACCCTCAATCGCTCCTGCACTGCTGTACTGTGATAATGCTTCAGCTATACACATCGCAAACAACTCTTCCTTCCACGAACGCACAAAGCATATCGACTTGGATTGTCACTTCGTTCGTGAAAAGCTCAAGAATCAACTATTTCGCTTATTACCTGTACCTTCAGCGCAGCAACTGGCAGACATTTTTACAAAACCATTAGACTACAAACCATTCAACATAAACCTTTCTAAGCTAGGACTACACTCCATATACCCCAAGCTTAAGGGGGGTGTTAGATATTGTATCATTAGTCTTATTGGGCCTTGCTCTACTGCTATATAATCAGGCCCAACTACACTATGTCTCGGGCTACTTACTTATATATATAAGCCCACTGACAAATATTGTAATATACACTTTTTCTATTTTTCACAATGCATTGAATTCAAAGAGAGAAGTTTGTCGCCAAGATgcaacttcatcttctccatccaAATATTTGCCTgtaatatacatatatttatattaatattttactaTATACAATTATTATATACAATAGTGTTTTATGATTCTGTATCCCTTGTGCTGTGTTATTTTGGATGTGTATCTTGTATAATTCGTGTATCTCTAGTTTTCCTCACCGACCCCATTAAAATATGTCTTGAATTCATCATACAAGAATTAAGGAATAAATTCTAGGATATGAATACTCATGTGAAGGAAAAGGAACTACTCAAGAGAAGAATTCAAAACTAGAAAGTTGCTTTGTTCCCCCACATCCATTAAGTACCAGCAACAGACCGTAAAATTTTACCTCCATTGTTCTCTGTTAATTCGCAACGTTTCCTTTAATAAGATGGTAAGAGATTCAACATGGTTTTTAGGCAATGCAACATACTTTTCAATTAATGAGATGAGCTCGCGGGTTGTCTCAGTATCTTTCCATATAAATCCTTTTTGAAGTTTCTCCAAATCTTTATAAATAATGGTGGAAATTTTAGCATGTCGCATAtgaaaataagggataaaactAATTCTTTCCACTAAGCCTAATCACTGATATTTTCAACCACTAAGAGGCCGTTGCAACTTTTCACTAATATGCCTAAATCTATTTATAAAATTAAGGGTGGCAAGCTGGCATGTCTATTCTGTTTAAGCCCGTTCTACAAAAGTCCGCAAAATAATAGAGCGGGGCGAGACTGTCATAGTTTGGGGTGCGAGTCGAAAACCTTATCATGTCcaacaaaaaagtgagggcgaggTGAGTTAAGCCCGCGAACACTGcactttttaaacttaaaaatacaaaatttatgttaatgttcGTGCATGCAAAAGTCCGCATAAAAATAGGGCGGGGCGGAGCAGAGCAGTCACACTAGAGGGTGAAAGTCTAAAACTTTGATCTGCCCAGCACAAAAGTATAGGGCAAAACGGGCAATGTCCAACGGACCGAACCCAAAATTGTCTTTTTATTTGAGTTGTTTGACCAATTCCACTTTTTGCCACACCAACCTAAAACTTCTACCTGAGGTATCACCACCTACTTATTTATTAGACATGAAAATAAGAAAGATTTTGGGTTTCAGTGATTTAACTAAATTATGACATCAAGTGATTTTAGTCTCCTTAGTTGTAGAATATCGAACTTGAATTTTTCTTACCAAATTCAACACCAGTTCGATATCCTACAACTATGATTGAGAGAAGATTGTGATTTTAGTCTTCTCTCAATCATAGTTGTAGGATATCGAACAATATCAAATGACACATATTCGTATAACTCTTTATCGCATATTCGTATAACAAAATCCACTATTGGATTAAAAGCTAACATCATATAGATCATGTACATAAGATTTAATatcaatcaaaaatcatttgatatgtcaaCGAGATGTATAAAAACTAACATcttacaaaactttaacaaaCCAGTTAATTATGATCATTCTCTctaacatatcaaatgatttgttgattaatgttaaattttatggaTAAGATTTATATGATGCTAGCTTCCAATTTAACTAGTGAATTTTGTTATACAGATATGCGGTAAAAAGATATTGAAAGTTTTATATATCATTCATTATTTcactttattaattaataaaaaatattaaagataaataaaaaaacaaataaaaataataaacataacaATTGGATTGAGGTGTCTTCTTGCCATTGCACCTCTTGCTTAACAAATGAGGTGGAATTGGAAGCTAGATCGTTAAATTTGAATGGAGGAGGAGAATTGGCAAACAAAAATATAATTGGTCAGAGTAATTATACTAAGGTGGGGCTTATTCAGTCTTTTGGCCCAATCAGTGACCCAAAAGGTAACATAGATAATGAGATGGAGCAGTTTGATGATCCAAGTGCTAAAATGGGTATTGGCCCAACAAAGGAAGCTGAACTTCTGAAGAACCCAGTAGAACAAAATTTCAATACACACGATAGTCAACTTGGAGTTCACGCAGTCAAGGACACTGCGAGTTCTTCGGACATGACGACAAAGAAAATTCAAGGTGTTTTAGAGGGATTTCCGATCAGCACTCAACAAGGTATGAGAGGAGGTGAGTCAGCGACGATTGGTTCCAAAAATCAAAGTACCATTAAAGAGAGACAGTCGTATaaggaaagaaggaaaagaagatcAAAAATtctcaaagaaaaaaagaaagaaaggaaaaagaagaaaaggagtTCTACTAGTTGCAGTTGCATGGAAAGGAGATCTTCTAAAAATCAGGTATCTAATAATTCTGATTTGAATTTGGTGGGTAGTGAAATGGAAAAAAAAGAGTTGGATCATATTACATGGAGATGCTGTAGAGGTAGCCAAGGACATTTGGGATTTAGGGAAAGAATTCGGGATAACTCATAAAGGTGAGGAGGGTGAAATTATCCAAGAGCTGGTGTTAGGGGTGAAAGGAGGAGAGGGTGGCACCTAAATATCCAGGGTCTATTGGGGGAAGGGTAAAATTATGATGAATATGAAGCTGATCAGTTATAATATAAGAGGATTAGGAGGGATGGCTAAGAAGAAAGAAGTACAAAATTTGATTCTGTCTCATAAACCGACATTCATTTGCATCCAAGAAACAAAATGGAGGAGTTAAATAGAGAGATATGTGGTATGCTATGGGGATCAAACGATTTTGAGTACGCTTGCAAACCGTCTGTAGGAAGATCAGGAGGAATTCTGACAATTTGGGATAAAAGAGTTTTCTCTATGCAAAACATCCAGGTTCTCGAGCACGGATTATGGGTGGAAGGGGAATGGGGCGAAGACAATCAGAAAATTATGGTAGTTAACATATATGCACCTTGTGATAGTAGTAAAAAGCAAGAATTATGGTCTTCCCTTGTAGAGAGAATTAACGAGAAGAATGGAGAAAGATTATGTGTATTGGGAGATTTCAATGCGGTCAGATCTGAAGAAGAAAGGAGAGGATCAAGTGATTACAGTAGAAGAGATGATATGGAAGGTTTTGAAGAGTTCATCACAGAGGCAGAATTATTAGACTTGCCCCCACATGGTAGGAAATTCACATGGTCAAGGCTTGGTGATACGGTAATGAGTCGGCTGGATAGATTTCTTATCTCAGAGGAGTGGTTCAGAAAATGGCCGAACAACACGCATTGGATTCTCGACAAGGGTTTATCAGATCACTGCCCTATTTTGATTGGAGAGTCAAGTCAAAATTGGGGACCGAAACCATTTCGCATGCTTAACTGTTGGAAGAACTTGACGGATATCAAAATTTCGTGAAAGACCTTTGGATGAATTCTGACATTGAGGGGTAGGGGATGTATGTGTTAAAGGAAAAGCTGAAGATAATTAAGTACAAGTTGAAATATTGGCATAAAACTCATAGACAAAATTTGGAAGGAAAGATAAAAAGGCAAAGGATGAGCTCAACGCACTGGAAATTAAAGGGGAAGCAGAAGCTTTGTCTCCTTCGGATTTAGATTGGAGACGAGAAGTTTATGCAGATCTACACAAGCTCATGAATCTCAACTGCAACATTCAATGTCAAAGATCGCGAATTAGATGGCTGAGAGAAGGAGACGCAAACTCTAAATATTTTCATGCTCACATTAATAGGAGAAGAAAAGATAACGAGATTCTAATGCTAGAAGCTAATGGAAGAATGTTGAAGGGAGTAGAGGAGATAAAAAAAGAGATTGGAGATCACTATCAGAGGCTATTTGAGGAAAGAGGAATAAGACCTATACCTGCTAATCTGGAATTTAAAAAGATGGGAGTAGGCGATAGTGAAAATTTAGTGCAAGAATTTTCAGAGGCGGAAGTCCAAAGAGCTGTTTGGGAGTGCGATAGTTCAAAGAGTCCAGGTCCGAACGGGGTAAATTTCGGGTTTATAAAAGAGTTTTGGGAGATgattaaagatgatttcatgAGGGTCATCTCTGAATTTCATACTAACAGCAGGATGGTTAAGGGTGCAAATTCTTCTTTTTTGGTATTAATTCCGAAGAAAAGGAATCCGTCTAGGATTACTGATTATAGACCAATATCCCTTGTAGGATGCATCTACAAAGTGATATACAAGGTGTTGGAAAATAGATTGAAAAATGTGATTGATACAATCATTTCGGAAACGCAATCTGCGTTCATTAAAGGTAGGCAGATACTAGACGGGGTGCTGGTGGCGAATGAAATAGTTGATGAGGCgacaagaaagaaaaaagaagtgaTATTGCTCGAAGTAGATTTCGAGAGAGCTTATGATTCAATGGATTGGAGATTCTTAATGTATGTGATGGAAAAGATGGGATTTCATGAGAAGTGGCGCAAGTAGATTCTTGAATGTCTAAGATCCGCATCTGTTTCGGTGTTAGTAAATGGTAGTCCTACTACAGAATTTTCAATGGGTCGTGGGttaagacaaggagatcctctaTCTCCTTTCTTATTCTTAATTGTTGCGGAAGGCTTTAATGTTATGATGAAGAAAGCCACAGAAACAGGAAGATTAGTGGGATACAAATTTGATTCCGGTGATAAGGGTTTCTCCCATCTCCAATATGCCGACGATACTATGGTTATATGTGAGAAGAGGTGGACGAATATTCGGACCATAAAGGCGATTTTGATGTTGTTTGAATCAATGTCAGGGCTGAAAATAAATTTCCAGAAGAGCTCGGTTGTAGGAATCAACACTCCTCACTCCTGGATTACTGAGGCAGCAAATGTTTTACATTGTAAAGTAGGAGCCCTGCCATTTAACTATCTTGAGCTTCCTATTGGAGCAAATCCAAACCGTAAAGAAACGTGGAACCATGTGATAGATACGGTGAATTCAAGGTTGAATAGGTGGAAGAGTAAATTATTATCCATCGACGATCGAGTTGTAATCTTAAAGTCTGTCTTATATGCGATTCCGATCTACTACCTTTCATTCTTCAAGGCTCTTTCAGGTATTATTTCTAGACTAGAATCAATTTTTAAACATTTCTTATGGGGGTTGTGAGGTAGGGAGAAAGATCAATTGGGTCAAATGGGATAACGTGTGTAGGCCACTAAAGGATGGGGGTTTAGGGATTAGAAACCTTCGGTTGTTTAACAGGGCTTTATTAGGAAAATGGGTATGGAAAGTAATCAAGGAGAGAAGGGGTATTTGGTTTGAGGCTTTGGTTAACAGATATGGGTCGAACTTAGAGGTTCAAAATTCGGGGCCGGTTGGTGTCTCAAACTGGTGGAAGGAGATTTGTAATCTGTCTGCAAAAGAATTCGCCACATCAAATGAATACTCGGTGAAAGAGGTATATAAGAAATTGGCATCGATCGAGCAAGAAAATTCTGGGCATGATTGGTCTAAGGTGTGGAATAAGGCGTTACCATCAAAAGTATCTTGCTTGGTCTGGAGATTATTAAGTAATAGAATTCCCACAAAAGACAATTTATGTAAAAGGGGCGTGTTATCTCAGGGGCAGTTATGGTGTGTCGGAGAGTGCGGGGGTGAGGAGTCGGTCTCTCATATTTTCTTTGAGTGTCCTGTTTCTGCAGATGTATGGAAGTCTATTTGTAGATGGATTGGCGTATCTTCAACGTTCCATAACGAGGGGTGGCAGCACTTGGAGCAGTTCGAGAATTTGATAGGTAGAGGTAGAAGGTCAATTAAGAAGCTTATCGTTATCTGGGCGGCATGCATTTGGAGCATTTGGAAAATAGAAACCATAAAGTAATTCGAAACGAGGAGATTTGCATCGAAAAGATCGCAGAAGAAGTGAAAATGCTGGCTTGGAAGTGGCTAAGAATAAAGTCAAACTCAATTCCGGTGGACATAGCAATGTGGTACATGAACCCCAAGGATTGCTTGAGTTTCAGGGGTGATTGACTTCAAGTTCCTGGCAGCAGTATAATTCATTTCCAGGGGGcaaatttcaattaaattattctgCCAGTTTGGCTCGTGACGGCGGAGAACTGTCAAAGATCTGTTACCCATTGGCGGAGGATTCTGGTCTCGATACTCTAGTAATTGTGGTATCTCTGGTCTGGCTCAACAGGGTAGACTTCTCGGTGTATGGTAGGCTGCTGAAGACGGGAGTATCAACCATCTGTTGTTGTTTCGATTTGGAGCCTGTAGCCTCGTTTTCGGGCGTTTGGGTTTAGCTTGATCATTCTGTTGGTTTTTTTTAGCTATGGTTAGGAGGTGGTGGGGGAGTGTCTCAAAGatatttatgcattttttatgttGGGGTAGATATAGTTGCTACCAGCAGCTGTTTTCTCTGGTGTAGTGCTGTAGTTTGGTTATGGTGTTCTGTAAAATAACTCTTTAGCACTCCTTGTGCACTTAATAAATGGTTTCTTTtgctttgttaaaaaaaaaaaacaaatccaaACGGGAACAAAAACAGCGTTCCAATTCTAAAGTTCTCATTAATTACCAACTCGTCTCAAATTTTAAGTCCAACGCACCGTTTGATAACAATTATTACGAGTTACCATTTCTCTCTCCCAAAATCTTCTGACGGAAgcttcctatttttttttttacaaaccccGCGCCCTTTCCATCTTCTCCTGCACGCTTCTTCGAATTAAAAAATCCCTAAATTTTCAAATTCACCCGCCTCTATTTTCGCCAATTTCATTTATTATTTAAACCCCTCATCCCCTCATTCTTCTTCACAGAATAATTTTCTTTTCCATTAATCACTTTTCTCAATTATTCAACTCCCAAACAATGCCTTCTATTCCAGAAGAACCACTTCTCGCTCCAAACCCAGATCGCTTCTGCATGTTCCCAATCCAATACCCTAAAATCTGGGAAATGTACAAAAAAGCTGAAGCTTCTTTCTGGACTGCAGAAGAGGTCGATCTCTCCCAAGATCTTCACCACTGGAAATCCCTAACCGACGGTGAACGCCACTTCATCTCACACATTCTTGCCTTCTTTGCCGCCTCCGACGGTATTGTCTTGGAGAATCTCGCCGGAAGATTCATGAAAGATGTTCAAGTTTCAGAAGCGCGTGCCTTCTACGGTTTCCAGATCGCAATTGAGAATATCCACTCTGAGATGTATAGTCTCCTTATCGAAACGTATATCAAGGATAACACCGAGAAGAATCGTTTGTTTCACGCCATTGATACAATCCCATGCATCGCTAAGAAAGCAGAATGGGCGTTGAAATGGATCGAATCGTCTGATTCATTCGCGGAAAGAATTATAGCTTTCGCTTGTGTGGAAGGTATATTTTTCTCTGGAAGTTTTTGTGCAATTTTCTGGCTCAAAAAACGCGGTTTAATGCCGGGATTAACTTTTTCAAATGAGCTTATTTCGCGCGACGAAGGTCTTCACTGTGATTTTGCTTGTTTGATTTATTCACTTTTGAGGAACAAACTGAGCGAGGAGCGTGTGAAGATGATTGTGCGGGATGCTGTTGAGATTGAAAAAGAGTTTATCTGTGATGCGCTTCCTTGTGCTTTGGTTGGAATGAATGGGGAGCTCATGAGTAAGTATATTGAGTTTGTTGCTGATAGGTTGTTGTGTGAAGTTGGGTGTGGGAAAATTTATAATGCTGAGAATCCGTTTGATTGGATGGAGTTGATTTCGCTTCAAGGGAAGACTAACTTTTTTGAGAAGCGCGTTGGAGAGTATCAGAAAGCGTCTGTTATGAATAGCTTGACTGGGAATGGGGCTGCTCAACATGTTTTCAACATGGATGAAGATTTTTAGTTTAACAAAATGTTTTACATTATTAATATATCTTGCTACTGGTGTTGTCTTTAGAGGAGTGTACTGGGTATCCACTTAATTCAAATATTACTGTGTTTGATTATGTGGAAATTAGAATTGAATTTGGTTGAATTAGTTTTCTTTGTTTTAGTGGTTAAGTTAATTTTAGTAGAGCTGTTTTAATTAATTGTGAGTTAAATAGTAAATTGATTCTCTTCAAACTAATTCTAATTCGTTCATACAGTATAGTTTAAACCTTAATTATATAGTTTAAACCATAATTGAACTATCTCTTGTCAATGATTAAGATTCAAAAGCTTTGTTTGAAACACAAATGGGTTAACAAAAGAGATCACTGAGGCAACTGACAAC
This genomic interval from Vicia villosa cultivar HV-30 ecotype Madison, WI unplaced genomic scaffold, Vvil1.0 ctg.003297F_1_1, whole genome shotgun sequence contains the following:
- the LOC131640756 gene encoding ribonucleoside-diphosphate reductase small chain-like, with the translated sequence MPSIPEEPLLAPNPDRFCMFPIQYPKIWEMYKKAEASFWTAEEVDLSQDLHHWKSLTDGERHFISHILAFFAASDGIVLENLAGRFMKDVQVSEARAFYGFQIAIENIHSEMYSLLIETYIKDNTEKNRLFHAIDTIPCIAKKAEWALKWIESSDSFAERIIAFACVEGIFFSGSFCAIFWLKKRGLMPGLTFSNELISRDEGLHCDFACLIYSLLRNKLSEERVKMIVRDAVEIEKEFICDALPCALVGMNGELMSKYIEFVADRLLCEVGCGKIYNAENPFDWMELISLQGKTNFFEKRVGEYQKASVMNSLTGNGAAQHVFNMDEDF